The genomic region ATTTAGCTAGTTCTACTCCCTTGACAGGACCACGAGAAGCAAATACTGCGATTGGCTGCGTGTAGTTATCGGCAAGCAGTTGAAACAAACCGCTTGTCGCTTTTTCGTCTAAACTTTTAGCTTTCTTGCCATCTTTACCAAAATCAATAAGTCCTTTATATGTTAAGTTTGATGAGTTTACGGAAATAGATTCCTGCAGTGAGATTTCGTCGATTAATAGAAGTCCGTGTTTTTGTAGTgactttttttcaatgtatttcttaaacatttcaaaaaaGTGTTTATCAAAtccacattttatatttactgtaGACAAATAACGCCCTATAGTTCTGACGCAGAGCAATggtaaaatatcatttttttttaaatttatacgcACTCGGTGAGCGAATATGCATAAGAATGAAGAGCATAATCGTTTGTGTATCGAAGCCCTTTCGAATTTGTTAGTCGAGTTGCAGCCATAATTTCCTTTATGCAcgttttttgtatttctgaCATATCTAATATACCTCACATTTTTAAGGAGGATTACATCCTCCTTCTtaagcttatttatttttgcctgttgagagagaattaattttttcaaagtcTCAAGTCGTATTTTTGAACGTTTTAAGGCACACTGTTGGcgatgaaacttttttttccataGATACGATAATGATGATGTTTGATGTCGATCGTTGTTTTTATGTTGCAAATCTGTGAACACTTTCGGATTTGCAAATCTGTGAACACTTTCGGATTTCGttgttttttttcgtaaaatacattttttcatgCTCTTGCAGGCTTCACATTGTCTTCCATCTGTAATGATTGGACATCTATTATGTCGCAACTGAAATGAATTATTGGTGTACTCAATATTTCCTTTCACTAAATTTACATCATCACGCATAGAAGTACCGCAACAAAATGAGAACACTGACGGATTTACACGTTTGCCACTTATCAATAGTAAATAGTTTTCATGTTGTCATCAATGGTCAAGCTTCTTCGTGTAGTAAGATATACGGATATATCATCATAATTTTGCAGATGAATCTCGAAAAGTACAATTTGTTTTTTGGATGATATACAAGAGTGAAGCCCAGTTGCACACAGACCTATTGGACACAAACTGGTTTAATTGGCTAATCATGCTGGTGACCCTAAGCATTAGTTGATATGATTGGTTATGTCAAATCAGTCTGTGCGCAACTGGAATCCTCCCATGTACAATACCAATTTGTTggtatttttatcacaaatgGATTATTCAGTAGGTCCGTAAACAAATTATGTTCAATAAAAGTTTCGCTCTTCTGGTACTTTTCAGTATCTTCTATCAAATGTGATACTTCTATCAAAGATTATGATATTGGAACTATGTTAAGCTGTTCatctgtaatattttcattttcctgCAAATTTTCGTTATTGCCTATATGCTGCGGCAATATTGCTATTGGTACTACGTCCTTTACCAGTTGAGCTCGTTTATTCGGAATCTAtgcacaataataattttatattaaaatgttatacattaattat from Anoplolepis gracilipes chromosome 6, ASM4749672v1, whole genome shotgun sequence harbors:
- the Inos gene encoding DNA transposase THAP9 isoform X8, whose translation is MRDDVNLVKGNIEYTNNSFQLRHNRCPIITDGRQCEACKSMKKCILRKKTTKSESVHRFANPKVFTDLQHKNNDRHQTSSLSYLWKKKFHRQQCALKRSKIRLETLKKLILSQQAKINKLKKEDVILLKNVRYIRYVRNTKNVHKGNYGCNSTNKFERASIHKRLCSSFLCIFAHRVRINLKKNDILPLLCVRTIGRYLSTVNIKCGFDKHFFEMFKKYIEKKSLQKHGLLLIDEISLQESISVNSSNLTYKGLIDFGKDGKKAKSLDEKATSGLFQLLADNYTQPIAVFASRGPVKGVELAKLVIQAIFFLENAGVLVHGIISNGKLDAGAETNQKMWSELGVCGKMDNLKNWFTHPVNNERKVFAFSDTPHLIKCIRNRVCSKDKHLRLDPNKSFVQWKHFEAPYDIDKSVSTTQLRVCPKLTLNHLELSNTSKMKVRLTTQIFSNSIVHGLKFYKAHGVPELQDCEATQLIFANGLMICLIHSIAKS
- the Inos gene encoding DNA transposase THAP9 isoform X9; the encoded protein is MKKCILRKKTTKSESVHRFANPKVFTDLQHKNNDRHQTSSLSYLWKKKFHRQQCALKRSKIRLETLKKLILSQQAKINKLKKEDVILLKNVRYIRYVRNTKNVHKGNYGCNSTNKFERASIHKRLCSSFLCIFAHRVRINLKKNDILPLLCVRTIGRYLSTVNIKCGFDKHFFEMFKKYIEKKSLQKHGLLLIDEISLQESISVNSSNLTYKGLIDFGKDGKKAKSLDEKATSGLFQLLADNYTQPIAVFASRGPVKGVELAKLVIQAIFFLENAGVLVHGIISNGKLDAGAETNQKMWSELGVCGKMDNLKNWFTHPVNNERKVFAFSDTPHLIKCIRNRVCSKDKHLRLDPNKSFVQWKHFEAPYDIDKSVSTTQLRVCPKLTLNHLELSNTSKMKVRLTTQIFSNSIVHGLKFYKAHGVPELQDCEATQLIFANGLMICLIHSIAKS